A single region of the bacterium BMS3Abin14 genome encodes:
- the higA-1 gene encoding antitoxin HigA-1 yields the protein MSILNRGKRKIRPTHPGAMLREDFLSDYGLTVSVFAKAIGVSRQTVNELLRERRAVSPEMALRLSRLFGNTAEFWLNAQRSVDLWEAAQAIRSEIDRINPLSAA from the coding sequence ATGAGCATTCTTAACAGAGGGAAGAGGAAAATTCGCCCGACCCATCCCGGGGCGATGCTGAGAGAGGATTTTCTGTCGGATTACGGATTGACTGTTTCGGTCTTCGCCAAAGCCATAGGCGTGTCCCGGCAGACCGTGAACGAGCTGCTGCGCGAACGGCGTGCGGTGAGCCCGGAGATGGCCCTGCGACTCTCACGCCTGTTCGGCAATACAGCGGAGTTCTGGTTGAACGCGCAGCGCTCAGTAGATCTTTGGGAAGCGGCGCAGGCGATCAGGAGTGAGATCGATCGAATCAATCCGCTAAGCGCGGCATGA